The DNA region ATTGGCGCTATGGCGCCAGGCCGGCGTCGCGCCCCGGGGAGACTGGTATCTTTCGGTGGGGCAGGGCATGGCGGCGTCCTTGTTGCTGGCCGTGGAACGGCAGGCATACGTCTTGAGCGACCGGGGCACTTACCTTGCCCTCGGCGACCGGGTTCGGCTGCAGATCCGCGCGGAAGGCGACCCGGCGCTGCACAACCCCTACCATGTCATCGCCGTCAATCCGGAGCGGCATCCTCATGTGCGCTACGATGCCGCCCGTCTCCTGATCGGGTTCCTGGTCGGTTCGGAAGGCCAGGCGCTGATCGGCAATTTCCGGTTGCATGGACAGTTGCCGTTCTATCCGGCGGCTGACCGCCGGGCACATTGACCCTGTTGCCCGCATTCGTTTTTTGCCCCGGTCGCGGGGCCGTTGGTACGGGAGCGTGAGTTTTCTTCTGGAGTCTTTGCGGGAAGCGGCGCTGCTGCTGATCTCCCTGGATGCCGATGTCTGCCGGGTGGCCGCCACCTCGCTGGTCATTTCTCTGGCGGCCGTCCTGATGGCCTCTCTGGTCGGCATACCCCTTGGGATCCTGGTCGCCGTCGCGCGGTTTCCGGGGCGCAGTCTGCTGCTGGGCCTGCTCAATGCCCTGATGGCCATGCCTACGGTGGTGGTCGGGATGCTGCTGTACGGCATGCTGAGTCACCGGGGCCCGCTGGGGGAGTGGCACCTGCTGTACACTCGGGGCGCCATCGCCATCGGCCAGTTCCTCCTGATCTTCCCGTTGATATGGAACCTGAGCATCGCCGCGGTCCGGAACGCGGACTGGAGGATTGACTACACCAGCCGCATCCTGGGCGCCTCGCCGCTGCAGCGCGGCCTGGTGCTGATGGATGAGATGCGCTATGCGCTGCTGGCCGCCGCCATCGTAGGTTTCGGGCGGGCGATCAGCGAAGTGGGCATCGCCATGATCGTGGGCGGGAACATCCATGGATTTACTCGTACGATGACCACCGCGATCGCGCTGGAGACCGCGCGCGGAGATTTCGAATTCGCCCTGGCGCT from Gammaproteobacteria bacterium includes:
- a CDS encoding ABC transporter permease; this encodes MSFLLESLREAALLLISLDADVCRVAATSLVISLAAVLMASLVGIPLGILVAVARFPGRSLLLGLLNALMAMPTVVVGMLLYGMLSHRGPLGEWHLLYTRGAIAIGQFLLIFPLIWNLSIAAVRNADWRIDYTSRILGASPLQRGLVLMDEMRYALLAAAIVGFGRAISEVGIAMIVGGNIHGFTRTMTTAIALETARGDFEFALALGILLLLIAFVVTFGPQQLQQKS